From the genome of Vicia villosa cultivar HV-30 ecotype Madison, WI linkage group LG2, Vvil1.0, whole genome shotgun sequence, one region includes:
- the LOC131649848 gene encoding uncharacterized protein LOC131649848 gives MENDEGDPTSDHKVIFQFIVVVSAAFVVTSVYRLIAICLCGRGPTTTDQNRLQPPNHAAIPSLVERTSSSVAVAHRIPTHKYHKRNKGDVSDDEGGTCAVCLGDFEEGEELKTMPELRYLASLKGHPHQ, from the coding sequence ATGGAAAATGATGAGGGTGATCCTACTTCTGATCACAAGGTTATTTTCCAATTTATTGTTGTAGTTTCAGCTGCATTTGTTGTTACTTCAGTGTACCGACTCATAGCCATTTGTTTGTGTGGGCGAGGACCAACCACAACAGATCAAAACCGACTACAACCACCAAATCACGCTGCGATACCTAGCCTCGTTGAAAGGACATCCTCATCAGTAGCTGTAGCACACCGAATTCCAACACACAAGTACCACAAAAGAAATAAAGGTGATGTTTCGGATGATGAAGGAGGCACCTGTGCCGTGTGTTTGGGAGATTTTGAGGAGGGTGAGGAGTTGAAGACTATGCCGGAGCTGCGATACCTAGCCTCGTTGAAAGGACATCCTCATCAGTAG
- the LOC131651856 gene encoding uncharacterized protein LOC131651856 isoform X1: MADEDHHDEMKRLFSSYIGLSFSVFLALLPNKLREHSLRAFRAEEELRQIKSRRQEDYKANARVAEIFASHRNSWRDEEKRLLRRIDAASEEIDRLRGMVEDSKARVEELEREVVERDEMIGFISRRFQEEGLDGCGSRERYGGNQYRNHNNNSGGGGGEWFHKEEDEMVGTTADSRVDEEVDVIYQQHHQHHDNGFDSEFIASSGSKFWAEKASLWQDVQYESLESMYNTKQFVARRESPWKVDGDSAGVSSKLKLLEQELLNLEKISKDVPSKVSSSIKKQAKRFQSLSEKIDDLCRRIASDPCEPSLGSEFRTQTQTEFLLEAFRLQQGASETGQKLMALHTEVGKTHYRDELRGETTLTTRRSLDSIRNNFRELQRNLEIWLARIIGDLEGILARDGASRVREYYISRYPFVQ; this comes from the exons ATGGCAGACGAAGACCACCACGACGAAATGAAGAGGCTATTTTCCTCCTACATCGGTCTCAGCTTCTCCGTCTTCCTCGCTCTCCTTCCCAACAAACTCCGAGAGCATTCTCTCAGAGCCTTTCGCGCCGAGGAAGAGCTACGCCAGATAAAATCACGCCGGCAGGAGGATTACAAAGCAAACGCCAGAGTAGCTGAGATCTTCGCGTCGCACCGAAACTCCTGGCGCGACGAGGAGAAACGTCTCTTGCGGCGAATCGACGCCGCGTCGGAAGAGATCGATAGGCTGAGGGGAATGGTGGAAGATTCGAAGGCGCGTGTGGAGGAGTTGGAGCGTGAGGTTGTTGAGAGGGACGAGATGATTGGATTTATTTCGAGAAGGTTTCAGGAGGAGGGATTGGATGGTTGCGGGAGCAGGGAACGTTACGGTGGGAATCAATATcgtaatcataataataatagcGGTGGTGGCGGTGGGGAGTGGTTTCATAAAGAGGAAGATGAAATGGTGGGGACCACTGCTGATTCTCGTGTGGATGAGGAAGTTGATGTTATCTATCAACAACATCATCAGCATCATGATAATGGTTTTGATTCTGAGTTTATTGCTTCTTCTGGTTCGAAGTTTTGGGCTGAAAAAGCATCACTGTGGCAG GATGTACAGTATGAATCTCTTGAATCGATGTATAATACAAAACAATTCGTAGCAAG AAGGGAGTCCCCCTGGAAGGTAGACGGTGATTCAGCTGGAGTTTCCTCTAAACTTAAATTACTTGAACAGGAATTATTAAATTTGGAGAAGATTAGTAAGGATGTTCCGTCCAAGGTGTCATCCTCAATAAAGAAGCAAGCAAAGAGATTTCAATCACTTTCAGAAAAAATTGATGATTTATGCAGACGAATA GCTAGTGATCCATGTGAACCCTCCCTCGGTTCAGAATTTCGAACTCAAACTCAAACAGAGTTTTTACTGGAAGCATTCCGTCTTCAGCAGGGTGCATCTGAAACTGGACAGAAACTAATGGCATTGCATACCGAAGTCGGGAAGACCCATTACAGGGACGAGTTAAGAGGCGAGACCACACTAACCACAAGACGATCATTGGACTCTATTCGAAACAACTTCAGAGAACTCCAGCGAAATCTAGAGATATGGTTGGCCAGAATCATCGGTGATCTCGAAGGGATTCTTGCAAGGGACGGTGCTTCGCGCGTAAGAGAGTATTACATTTCTAGATATCCTTTTGTTCAATAG
- the LOC131651856 gene encoding uncharacterized protein LOC131651856 isoform X2 — protein MADEDHHDEMKRLFSSYIGLSFSVFLALLPNKLREHSLRAFRAEEELRQIKSRRQEDYKANARVAEIFASHRNSWRDEEKRLLRRIDAASEEIDRLRGMVEDSKARVEELEREVVERDEMIGFISRRFQEEGLDGCGSRERYGGNQYRNHNNNSGGGGGEWFHKEEDEMVGTTADSRVDEEVDVIYQQHHQHHDNGFDSEFIASSGSKFWAEKASLWQDVQYESLESMYNTKQFVARESPWKVDGDSAGVSSKLKLLEQELLNLEKISKDVPSKVSSSIKKQAKRFQSLSEKIDDLCRRIASDPCEPSLGSEFRTQTQTEFLLEAFRLQQGASETGQKLMALHTEVGKTHYRDELRGETTLTTRRSLDSIRNNFRELQRNLEIWLARIIGDLEGILARDGASRVREYYISRYPFVQ, from the exons ATGGCAGACGAAGACCACCACGACGAAATGAAGAGGCTATTTTCCTCCTACATCGGTCTCAGCTTCTCCGTCTTCCTCGCTCTCCTTCCCAACAAACTCCGAGAGCATTCTCTCAGAGCCTTTCGCGCCGAGGAAGAGCTACGCCAGATAAAATCACGCCGGCAGGAGGATTACAAAGCAAACGCCAGAGTAGCTGAGATCTTCGCGTCGCACCGAAACTCCTGGCGCGACGAGGAGAAACGTCTCTTGCGGCGAATCGACGCCGCGTCGGAAGAGATCGATAGGCTGAGGGGAATGGTGGAAGATTCGAAGGCGCGTGTGGAGGAGTTGGAGCGTGAGGTTGTTGAGAGGGACGAGATGATTGGATTTATTTCGAGAAGGTTTCAGGAGGAGGGATTGGATGGTTGCGGGAGCAGGGAACGTTACGGTGGGAATCAATATcgtaatcataataataatagcGGTGGTGGCGGTGGGGAGTGGTTTCATAAAGAGGAAGATGAAATGGTGGGGACCACTGCTGATTCTCGTGTGGATGAGGAAGTTGATGTTATCTATCAACAACATCATCAGCATCATGATAATGGTTTTGATTCTGAGTTTATTGCTTCTTCTGGTTCGAAGTTTTGGGCTGAAAAAGCATCACTGTGGCAG GATGTACAGTATGAATCTCTTGAATCGATGTATAATACAAAACAATTCGTAGCAAG GGAGTCCCCCTGGAAGGTAGACGGTGATTCAGCTGGAGTTTCCTCTAAACTTAAATTACTTGAACAGGAATTATTAAATTTGGAGAAGATTAGTAAGGATGTTCCGTCCAAGGTGTCATCCTCAATAAAGAAGCAAGCAAAGAGATTTCAATCACTTTCAGAAAAAATTGATGATTTATGCAGACGAATA GCTAGTGATCCATGTGAACCCTCCCTCGGTTCAGAATTTCGAACTCAAACTCAAACAGAGTTTTTACTGGAAGCATTCCGTCTTCAGCAGGGTGCATCTGAAACTGGACAGAAACTAATGGCATTGCATACCGAAGTCGGGAAGACCCATTACAGGGACGAGTTAAGAGGCGAGACCACACTAACCACAAGACGATCATTGGACTCTATTCGAAACAACTTCAGAGAACTCCAGCGAAATCTAGAGATATGGTTGGCCAGAATCATCGGTGATCTCGAAGGGATTCTTGCAAGGGACGGTGCTTCGCGCGTAAGAGAGTATTACATTTCTAGATATCCTTTTGTTCAATAG